One bacterium DNA window includes the following coding sequences:
- a CDS encoding DegT/DnrJ/EryC1/StrS family aminotransferase, with the protein MRKVEFFRHNLGRREKRDVCRALDGLFLTTGKLVEQFEEQLAAYLGAPYTVGVTSCTGAMHLALLASGVGPGDEVITTPMTFSATALAVIMAGATPVFVDVEPGTGNMDAGRVEAALTGRTKALLPVHLYGQMCDMRALRAIADRHNLALIEDAAHALEASRDGVRVGELGDFACFSFYPTKSITCGEGGAVSVHDAETADLLKSLRHHGMDHTASERYGKDDVAYQITRLGWKYNMDNLQAALLPGQLERAGRFLARRTRLAGLYRKKLSGVPGITFMDWLPGCVHSHHVFTLLAPADKRARLLAGLKERGIGVSINYIPVHLQKFFRDTYGFKPGDFPVAEAIGASTLTLPLYPKLRNDELDYVVRSVKDLALALRFDRLA; encoded by the coding sequence ATGCGTAAAGTGGAGTTTTTCAGGCACAACCTCGGACGGCGCGAAAAGCGCGATGTCTGCCGCGCCCTGGACGGCCTGTTCCTGACCACCGGCAAGCTGGTCGAGCAGTTCGAGGAGCAACTCGCCGCCTATCTGGGAGCGCCTTACACCGTGGGCGTGACCAGCTGCACCGGGGCGATGCACCTGGCATTGCTCGCCTCCGGGGTGGGCCCCGGCGATGAGGTGATCACCACGCCGATGACCTTCTCCGCCACGGCCCTGGCCGTGATCATGGCCGGGGCGACACCGGTGTTCGTGGATGTGGAGCCGGGCACCGGCAACATGGACGCCGGCCGGGTCGAGGCGGCGCTCACCGGGCGCACCAAAGCCCTCCTGCCGGTGCACCTGTACGGCCAGATGTGTGACATGCGCGCCCTGCGCGCCATCGCCGACCGCCACAACCTGGCCCTGATCGAGGACGCCGCCCACGCCCTGGAGGCCTCGCGGGATGGGGTCCGCGTGGGAGAGCTGGGAGATTTCGCCTGCTTCTCGTTCTACCCCACCAAGAGTATCACCTGCGGCGAGGGCGGAGCCGTGTCCGTGCACGACGCCGAAACGGCCGATCTTCTCAAGTCCCTGCGCCACCACGGTATGGACCACACCGCCAGCGAGCGCTACGGCAAGGATGACGTGGCCTACCAGATCACGCGCCTGGGCTGGAAATACAACATGGACAACCTTCAGGCCGCCCTGCTGCCCGGCCAGCTCGAGCGCGCCGGACGGTTCCTCGCGCGCCGCACCCGTCTGGCCGGACTTTACCGGAAAAAGCTGTCCGGCGTGCCCGGGATCACTTTCATGGACTGGCTGCCCGGCTGCGTGCACAGCCACCACGTGTTCACCCTGCTGGCGCCCGCGGACAAGCGCGCCCGGCTCCTGGCCGGCCTCAAGGAACGCGGCATCGGGGTCTCGATCAACTACATCCCCGTGCACCTGCAGAAATTCTTCCGCGACACCTACGGATTCAAGCCCGGCGATTTCCCGGTGGCCGAGGCCATCGGGGCGAGCACCTTAACCCTGCCGCTGTACCCCAAGCTCCGCAACGACGAGTTGGACTACGTAGTCCGCTCGGTCAAGGACCTGGCCCTGGCCCTGCGCTTCGACAGGCTCGCCTGA